A genome region from Arachis duranensis cultivar V14167 chromosome 8, aradu.V14167.gnm2.J7QH, whole genome shotgun sequence includes the following:
- the LOC107460303 gene encoding beta-galactosidase 13-like, translated as MFALLLSMMVSSTTAFGLRKRDDSPQNVTYDGRSLFINGRRELLFSGSIHYPRSTPDMWPDLLDKARHGGLNTIQTYVFWNLHEPEKGKFNFEGNADLIKFIKLIQERGMYLILRLGPFIQAEWNHGGLPYWLRDVPGIYFRSNNEPFKLHMKEYVMRIVQMMKDNKFFASQGGPIILAQIENEYNQIQLAYDERGIEYVNWAAQMAVETNIGVPWIMCKQKEAPDPVINSCNGRHCGDTFLGPNKPYKPRVWTENWTVQYRVYGDPVSRRSAEDIGLSMARFFSKDGSVANYYMYHGGTNFGRNAAAFKVTGYYDAAPLDEYGMTKEPKWGHLRDVHRAINLCKKALIYGTSTTQKLNEFHEIRVYEKPGTPICAAFLFNNHSTEAVTINFRGKNFYVPGHSISIIPDCKNEVLNTDNIIAQHNYRTFTRSQLANNHEWEVFSEPIPTTAEVVPGNMTAPPELFTFLKDTTDYAWYTVSFDFDPEDLLKNGTLPNLHIFSFGHGLLAFVNGEYVGSGHGTSERAQFKMLIKGINLKAGKNEISIMAYVTGLHDSGAYMEHRFAGPAEVRIDGLETKMGHIELAKRRFKWGARAGLEGEKKEIYTEKGSKKVSWEKVGEKGRVGPALSWYKTRFTTPEGREPVAIRMTGMKKGMMWVNGNGLGRHWVDYKVRGTDEPSQDVFHIPRSFLNPRDNLLVIFEEEPSNPENIQIELVSRDTVCSYVHDFFAPAVQSWNDKPGDQEGELQTSEPLSKPHASVKCPNKKKIISVDFASFGNPSGDCGSFQLGNCTFDAALTRDVVEKACLGKESCKLPVDPELFGAAPRACSALPFKTIAIQVKCSY; from the exons ATGTTTGCGCTGCTACTTTCCATGATGGTTTCATCGACCACTGCTTTCGGTCTTCGCAAGAGGGATGATTCCCCTCAGAATGTGACTTACGATGGCAGGTCCCTCTTCATCAACGGCAGACGGGAGCTCCTCTTCTCTGGTTCCATCCACTACCCTCGTAGCACTCCTGACATGTGGCCTGATCTTCTTGACAAGGCAAGACATGGAGGCCTGAACACCATCCAGACTTACGTCTTCTGGAATCTCCATGAGCCAGAGAAAGGCAAGTTCAACTTTGAAGGGAACGCCGATCTTATTAAGTTCATTAAGCTCATTCAAGAGAGAGGGATGTATTTAATCCTAAGGCTGGGCCCTTTCATCCAAGCGGAATGGAATCATGG TGGGCTTCCATATTGGCTAAGAGATGTCCCTGGCATCTATTTCCGCTCTAACAATGAACCCTTCAAGTTGCACATGAAGGAATACGTGATGAGGATAGTACAAATGATGAAGGACAATAAGTTTTTTGCTTCCCAGGGAGGACCCATCATCTTGGCGCAGATCGAGAATGAGTACAACCAAATACAACTTGCTTACGACGAACGCGGCATAGAGTACGTGAACTGGGCGGCCCAGATGGCAGTGGAAACTAACATCGGAGTGCCGTGGATCATGTGCAAGCAGAAGGAAGCCCCTGATCCAGTTATCAATTCCTGCAATGGAAGGCACTGTGGTGATACCTTCCTTGGACCCAACAAGCCATACAAACCCCGGGTCTGGACAGAGAACTGGACTGTGCAATACAGAGTGTATGGAGACCCTGTATCCAGGAGATCAGCAGAAGATATTGGCTTGTCCATGGCCCGCTTCTTCTCCAAGGACGGCAGTGTCGCCAACTACTACATGTATCATGGTGGAACCAACTTTGGAAGAAATGCCGCTGCCTTTAAAGTAACCGGTTATTACGATGCAGCGCCTCTCGATGAATACGGCATGACAAAGGAACCAAAATGGGGTCATCTTAGAGATGTCCACAGGGCTATCAACCTCTGTAAGAAGGCTCTAATTTATGGTACATCCACTACCCAAAAGTTAAATGAATTCCATGAG ATTCGAGTCTATGAGAAACCCGGAACTCCCATCTGTGCTGCTTTCCTCTTTAATAACCACAGCACGGAAGCTGTCACTATTAACTTCAGAGGCAAGAATTTCTATGTTCCTGGACACTCCATCAGCATTATCCCAGATTGCAAGAATGAGGTCCTCAACACTGACAAT ATCATTGCACAACACAATTATAGGACCTTCACGAGATCCCAACTCGCAAACAATCACGAGTGGGAGGTGTTCAGTGAGCCAATTCCAACTACCGCTGAAGTAGTGCCAGGTAACATGACAGCTCCTCCTGAGCTTTTCACCTTCCTTAAGGACACCACAGACTATGCATGGTACACCGTTAG CTTTGACTTCGACCCAGAAGACTTGCTCAAGAATGGAACACTCCCAAACCTTCATATCTTTAGTTTTGGACATGGATTGCTTGCATTCGTGAATGGAGAATACGTTG GATCTGGACACGGCACGAGCGAGAGAGCACAGTTTAAAATGCTAATAAAGGGTATAAATTTGAAGGCTGGGAAGAATGAGATATCCATCATGGCTTACGTAACTGGATTACAC GATAGCGGAGCATACATGGAACACAGGTTTGCAGGACCGGCTGAAGTAAGGATCGACGGGCTGGAGACGAAAATGGGACATATTGAACTGGCAAAAAGAAGATTCAAATGGGGTGCCAGGGCTGGTCTGGAAGGGGAGAAGAAGGAGATATACACGGAGAAAGGGTCAAAGAAGGTGTCATGGGAGAAAGTGGGAGAGAAGGGAAGAGTAGGGCCTGCTTTATCATGGTACAAGACAAGATTCACAACCCCAGAGGGAAGGGAACCAGTGGCGATACGGATGACCGGCATGAAGAAGGGAATGATGTGGGTGAACGGCAATGGCCTTGGGCGTCACTGGGTGGACTACAAGGTACGTGGCACTGACGAGCCTAGCCAGGATGTATTCCACATCCCAAGATCCTTCCTCAACCCAAGGGACAACCTCCTTGTTATCTTTGAGGAAGAGCCATCCAACCCCGAGAATATCCAGATCGAGCTCGTCTCCAGAGACACCGTCTGCAGCTACGTCCATGACTTCTTTGCGCCTGCTGTCCAGTCATGGAACGACAAGCCCGGGGATCAGGAAGGAGAATTGCAGACCTCCGAGCCTCTCTCGAAGCCCCACGCTTCTGTCAAGTGCCCCAACAAGAAGAAGATCATCTCTGTTGACTTTGCAAGCTTCGGCAACCCATCCGGCGACTGTGGTTCCTTCCAGCTAGGCAACTGCACCTTTGATGCCGCCCTCACCAGGGACGTTGTCGAGAAGGCCTGCTTAGGAAAAGAGTCCTGCAAGCTTCCCGTCGACCCCGAACTCTTCGGCGCCGCCCCACGTGCTTGCTCTGCTCTTCCCTTTAAGACTATTGCAATCCAAGTCAAATGCTCCTATTAG